The following proteins are encoded in a genomic region of Microcoleus sp. FACHB-68:
- a CDS encoding NAD(+) kinase, protein MQLKQVIIAHKAGDEGSRRVAEQCARQLESRGCRVLMGPSGPNDNPYPVFLASATSPIDLALVLGGDGTALAAARQLATDGIPILAVNVGGHLGFLTEPTELFQPTERVWDRLLEDRYAVQRRMMLQAMLFEGSRTNQEPASDRFLALNEMCVKPASIDRMPTSILEMEVDGEVVDQYQGDGLIVATPTGSTCYTASANGPIMHDGMEAIAVTPICPLSLSSRPIVLPPGSVVSIWPLGDRDLNTKLWMDGVLATSIWPGQRVDVRMADCQAKFIILRENYSYYQTLREKLQWAGARIRYSNNHRN, encoded by the coding sequence GTGCAACTCAAGCAGGTCATTATCGCGCATAAGGCGGGAGACGAAGGGAGCCGGCGTGTGGCAGAACAATGCGCCCGACAGCTCGAAAGTCGCGGTTGCCGTGTTTTGATGGGTCCTAGTGGGCCAAATGATAATCCCTACCCGGTTTTTTTAGCCTCTGCCACGTCACCGATTGATTTGGCCCTCGTCTTGGGGGGAGATGGCACGGCACTGGCAGCAGCAAGGCAACTGGCAACCGATGGCATCCCGATTTTAGCTGTGAATGTCGGCGGCCATTTAGGTTTTTTGACCGAGCCTACAGAGTTATTTCAACCAACAGAACGGGTTTGGGATCGCTTGTTAGAGGATCGCTATGCGGTTCAGCGACGGATGATGCTGCAAGCGATGTTGTTTGAAGGCAGTCGCACCAATCAGGAACCGGCCAGTGATCGCTTTCTGGCACTCAATGAAATGTGTGTCAAGCCGGCTTCCATTGATCGGATGCCCACCTCCATTCTAGAAATGGAAGTGGATGGCGAAGTGGTGGATCAATACCAAGGAGATGGGTTGATTGTGGCCACTCCCACCGGCTCCACCTGCTACACGGCCTCAGCCAATGGCCCGATTATGCACGATGGCATGGAAGCAATTGCTGTAACGCCGATCTGTCCTCTCAGTCTCTCCAGCCGGCCAATCGTCCTGCCTCCTGGTTCTGTCGTCAGTATTTGGCCGCTGGGAGATCGGGATCTTAACACCAAGCTTTGGATGGATGGCGTGCTGGCCACTTCTATCTGGCCTGGACAGCGAGTTGACGTGCGGATGGCCGACTGTCAGGCAAAGTTTATTATTCTTCGGGAAAATTACTCTTACTATCAAACATTGCGGGAAAAACTTCAGTGGGCCGGCGCGCGGATTCGCTATAGTAACAATCACCGCAATTAA
- the ndhI gene encoding NAD(P)H-quinone oxidoreductase subunit I yields the protein MLKFLNQVGNYTKEAVQAAKYIGQGLSVTFDHMRRRPVTVQYPYEKLIPSERFRGRIHFEFDKCISCEVCVRVCPINLPVVDWTFIKESKKKQLKHYSIDFGVCIFCGNCVEYCPTNCLSMTEEYELAAYDRHELNFDNVALGRLPYKVTDDPMVTPLREFAYLPKGVDSPHDLPANARRAGKRPEEILEEMEK from the coding sequence ATGCTTAAGTTTCTTAACCAAGTCGGTAACTATACCAAAGAAGCGGTTCAAGCTGCGAAGTATATTGGTCAGGGTCTATCCGTTACCTTTGACCACATGCGCCGGCGTCCGGTGACAGTGCAGTATCCCTACGAAAAGCTCATCCCTTCGGAACGCTTCCGGGGCAGAATTCACTTTGAATTTGATAAGTGTATCTCCTGCGAAGTTTGCGTGCGGGTTTGCCCCATCAACTTGCCGGTGGTGGATTGGACATTTATCAAGGAAAGCAAAAAGAAACAGCTCAAGCACTACAGCATTGACTTCGGCGTTTGTATCTTTTGTGGCAACTGTGTGGAATACTGCCCAACTAATTGCCTGTCTATGACAGAAGAGTACGAACTCGCAGCCTATGACCGGCACGAGTTGAACTTTGACAACGTTGCCCTCGGACGGCTACCTTACAAAGTCACAGATGACCCAATGGTGACGCCTCTGCGAGAATTCGCCTACCTACCCAAAGGCGTAGACAGCCCCCACGACTTGCCGGCAAATGCCCGTCGTGCCGGTAAGCGGCCAGAGGAAATTCTTGAGGAAATGGAAAAATAA
- the nuoK gene encoding NADH-quinone oxidoreductase subunit NuoK, whose translation MQLQYFLLLAAALFCIGIFGLITSRNAVRVLMSIELLLNAVNLNLMGFSNFIDPQEVKGQVFSVFVLTVAAAEAAVGLAIVLAIYRNRDTVDMEQFNLLKW comes from the coding sequence CTGCAACTCCAGTATTTCCTATTATTAGCGGCAGCACTTTTCTGCATTGGCATTTTTGGATTGATTACCAGCCGCAATGCAGTGCGAGTGCTGATGTCCATTGAGTTGCTGCTTAATGCTGTCAATCTCAATCTAATGGGTTTTTCCAACTTTATAGACCCGCAAGAGGTCAAAGGACAAGTGTTTTCCGTGTTTGTGCTAACAGTGGCCGCAGCGGAAGCCGCAGTCGGTCTGGCAATTGTTCTTGCCATCTATCGCAACCGCGATACGGTGGATATGGAACAGTTTAATTTGTTGAAGTGGTGA
- a CDS encoding NADH-quinone oxidoreductase subunit J has protein sequence MNIAEGVQIVSFGLLAVMMIGAALGVVLLSNIVYSAFLLGGVFISIAGMYLLLNADFVAAAQVLIYVGAVNVLILFAIMLVNKREDFVYLSNAWIRRGATALVCAGLFALLGTMVVTTPWAISTETAAGGASIVVIGEHFFTDFLLPFELASVLLLIAMVGAIILARREFLPDLGSNQLAQPPVLTLPERPRELASTSGDSTQGSPTPLSK, from the coding sequence GTGAATATAGCAGAAGGCGTTCAGATTGTTTCTTTTGGCCTGCTGGCTGTGATGATGATTGGAGCGGCATTAGGTGTCGTGCTATTGTCCAATATCGTTTACTCAGCCTTTTTGTTGGGCGGTGTATTTATCAGCATCGCAGGAATGTACCTGTTGCTGAATGCCGATTTTGTGGCGGCGGCGCAGGTGCTAATCTACGTGGGTGCGGTTAACGTTTTGATTCTGTTTGCCATCATGTTGGTAAACAAGCGCGAGGATTTTGTCTACCTTTCCAATGCGTGGATACGCCGGGGGGCAACCGCACTCGTATGTGCCGGCCTGTTTGCACTTTTGGGTACGATGGTTGTCACCACTCCTTGGGCGATTTCTACCGAAACCGCAGCCGGTGGAGCCTCCATTGTGGTGATTGGAGAGCATTTCTTTACCGACTTTTTACTGCCCTTTGAGTTGGCATCCGTATTGCTGCTCATCGCAATGGTTGGCGCGATCATTTTGGCGCGTCGGGAGTTCTTGCCCGATCTAGGGTCTAACCAATTGGCTCAGCCGCCGGTGTTGACGCTGCCAGAACGTCCTCGTGAACTGGCTTCAACATCAGGAGATAGCACTCAGGGTTCCCCCACTCCCCTGAGTAAATAA
- a CDS encoding alpha-1,4-glucan--maltose-1-phosphate maltosyltransferase translates to MVINPPLQGQMRLSQTTQTQEASQMLLQEGRRRVQIEGISPEIDCGRFPIKRTAGEAVRVEVDMFGDGHDAIAGLILYRKEESPEWLEAPLTALVNDRWQGSFTVTEIGRYLYTVTGWVDHFLSWRKGMAKKLEAKQDVAVDLLIGAQLVEEASLRAGGDERSQLQNWAETLRSIQREDFPILEEKVLSQDLAGLMTKYPDRKFATTYEKELAIVVDREKARFSTWYELFPRSCGEPGKHGTFKDVEARLPYIAELGFDVLYLPPIHPIGVTFRKGKNNTVVAEPGDVGVPWGIGSLEGGHKAIHPELGTMADFHEFVAKAGEYGIEIALDLAYQCSPDHPYAKENPQWFRSRPDGTIQHAENPPKKYQDIYPIEFESDDWQNLWEELKSVVLFWVDQGIKIFRVDNPHTKAFPFWEWMIGEVKRDYPDVLFLAEAFTRPKVMSRLAKSGFTQSYTYFTWRNTKWELTEYFKELTSYPARDIFRPNVWPNTPDILPEYLQHGGRPAFMIRLVLAATLAATYGIYGPSYEVCDNRPLKPGGEEYLHSEKYQIREWDLNSPYTIKHLIARVNRIRREHPALQSNNSLKFHHVDNEEIICYSKQAEDSHDLILVVVNLNPYHKQSGWVHLPLQSLGLQPDQPYQLDDLLNNAHYTWRGEYNYVEINPHVSPGHIFRVEQK, encoded by the coding sequence ATGGTGATAAACCCACCCCTACAGGGACAAATGCGCCTGTCCCAGACAACCCAAACACAGGAAGCATCTCAAATGCTGTTACAAGAAGGCAGGAGAAGAGTTCAAATCGAAGGAATCTCGCCAGAGATTGACTGTGGTCGCTTCCCGATCAAACGGACTGCCGGCGAAGCAGTCCGCGTTGAGGTAGATATGTTCGGCGATGGTCATGATGCGATCGCAGGTCTCATTCTCTACCGAAAGGAAGAGTCTCCCGAATGGTTGGAAGCCCCACTCACCGCATTAGTAAACGATCGCTGGCAAGGAAGCTTCACCGTTACCGAAATTGGGCGTTACCTCTACACCGTCACCGGCTGGGTTGACCATTTTCTTTCCTGGCGAAAAGGCATGGCGAAGAAACTCGAAGCCAAACAAGATGTCGCCGTAGACTTGCTGATTGGGGCGCAACTTGTTGAAGAAGCCAGTTTGAGGGCCGGCGGCGATGAGCGATCCCAACTGCAAAACTGGGCAGAAACCCTGCGTTCCATTCAAAGAGAAGACTTTCCCATTTTAGAGGAAAAAGTCCTTTCACAAGACTTGGCCGGCTTAATGACCAAGTATCCAGACCGGAAATTTGCCACCACCTACGAAAAAGAACTCGCTATCGTCGTAGATCGGGAAAAAGCCCGGTTCAGCACTTGGTACGAACTGTTTCCGCGTTCCTGTGGCGAACCCGGAAAACATGGCACCTTTAAAGACGTTGAAGCCCGACTTCCCTACATTGCCGAACTGGGCTTTGATGTGCTTTACCTGCCGCCCATTCATCCCATTGGCGTTACCTTTCGTAAAGGGAAAAATAACACCGTTGTTGCTGAACCTGGAGATGTGGGAGTCCCTTGGGGAATTGGTTCCCTCGAAGGTGGGCACAAAGCCATTCATCCCGAATTAGGCACAATGGCAGACTTTCATGAGTTTGTCGCCAAAGCCGGTGAATATGGAATTGAAATCGCATTGGATTTGGCTTATCAGTGTTCTCCTGATCACCCCTACGCAAAAGAGAATCCCCAGTGGTTCCGCAGCCGGCCTGATGGCACAATTCAACACGCCGAAAACCCTCCCAAGAAGTATCAAGATATTTACCCCATTGAATTTGAAAGCGACGACTGGCAAAACCTTTGGGAAGAATTAAAAAGTGTTGTTTTGTTTTGGGTTGATCAGGGAATTAAAATCTTTCGGGTAGACAACCCGCACACCAAAGCCTTTCCCTTTTGGGAGTGGATGATTGGGGAAGTTAAACGAGATTATCCCGATGTTCTGTTCTTAGCCGAAGCCTTTACGCGTCCCAAGGTAATGTCTCGCTTGGCGAAGTCAGGGTTTACCCAGTCTTACACTTATTTCACTTGGCGTAATACCAAGTGGGAACTGACCGAATATTTCAAGGAATTAACCTCCTATCCAGCCCGCGATATTTTCCGCCCTAATGTGTGGCCGAACACGCCAGATATTTTACCCGAATATCTCCAACATGGTGGCAGGCCGGCGTTTATGATTCGGTTAGTCCTTGCTGCTACCTTAGCTGCCACTTATGGAATTTATGGGCCGTCTTATGAAGTTTGCGACAACCGGCCCTTAAAACCAGGCGGCGAAGAATACCTTCACTCTGAGAAATATCAAATCCGGGAATGGGATTTAAACAGTCCTTACACCATTAAACATTTAATCGCACGGGTGAACCGCATCCGCCGAGAACATCCAGCCCTGCAAAGTAACAACAGTCTCAAATTCCATCACGTCGATAACGAAGAGATTATTTGTTATAGCAAACAAGCTGAAGATTCTCACGATTTAATTTTAGTGGTTGTTAACCTCAATCCTTACCACAAGCAAAGCGGCTGGGTTCACTTACCCCTGCAATCTTTAGGACTGCAACCTGATCAGCCTTACCAACTTGACGATCTGCTCAACAATGCCCATTACACTTGGCGGGGTGAATATAACTATGTTGAAATCAACCCCCATGTAAGTCCCGGTCATATTTTCCGCGTCGAACAAAAGTAG
- a CDS encoding serine/threonine-protein kinase: MIGQLLDRRYRITEVIGSAEFGQTYLAKDTRRPGHPECFVKHLKPSSNDPQMLETTRRLFDKEAEILEKLGQHDQIPQLFAYFEENKEFYLVEEFIPGHSLGNEILTGQPLTENQAVSILREVLEILVFVHGHSVIHRDIKPSNLIRRHPDNKLVLIDFGAVKEIGTQFAQRQMPPTMRIGTLEYMPVEQFQYNPQLNSDIYALGMIAIQGLTGLPIYDLPKLRDNHNPNKGELSWRHLALVSVELADILDKMVRYDYRQRYQSATEVLADLIKISDVSGIRVPKLTIYREEVERRASSRGEISVVGRSILDALRSSLELQPEEAEDIEEEVLKPYQDYKQKFQRYQQALTEAMNQEYPLSQDTRDELKRLQQVLGLRDEDIAKIEEKVPTNFPRFTRLKLPQRLPSLGKKDPRLIGSVIGAVLAFFALIYAGVKLQQFFQQQQRETSKLNSLNAFYKEGNYDSCIKEASNVSQSSNQYQPAQNILKQCQAGLNWKNVQFQTLTGHSDAVGVVTFNPNSTILASGSKDKTIKLWDVAAGKLNRTLEGDSSAVWAMAFSPDSTQLATGSFFWRVLLWNLNSGELIRNVEHDAAVWTVAISPNGKTLVSGSEDKKIKAWNLETGKRIYTLSDHSDYVYSVAISRDGKMLVSGSRDATVKIWELGTGTLIDTLADHSADVRSVAISPDSQTIVSGSYDNTIKVWNQETGELIRTLEGHSDDVVSVAISPDGKTIASGSKDKTIKIWNLQTGEVLNTLSGHSDEVYSVAFSSDGKMLASAGKDNTIKLWRR; this comes from the coding sequence ATGATCGGACAACTTTTAGATAGACGTTATAGAATCACTGAAGTTATCGGCTCAGCGGAATTTGGACAAACCTATCTGGCAAAAGATACGCGCCGTCCAGGGCACCCAGAATGTTTTGTCAAGCATCTGAAGCCTTCGAGTAATGATCCACAGATGCTCGAAACAACCCGACGCCTATTTGACAAAGAAGCGGAAATTCTTGAAAAATTAGGTCAGCATGACCAAATTCCTCAGTTATTTGCCTATTTTGAGGAAAATAAAGAATTTTATTTGGTAGAAGAATTCATTCCAGGTCATTCCCTAGGAAATGAGATTTTAACCGGGCAACCCCTCACTGAAAACCAAGCTGTCAGCATCTTGAGAGAGGTGTTAGAGATCTTGGTGTTTGTCCACGGACATAGTGTAATTCATCGGGACATTAAACCCAGCAATTTAATCCGCCGGCATCCAGATAATAAATTAGTTTTAATTGATTTTGGGGCAGTTAAAGAAATTGGCACCCAATTTGCCCAGCGCCAGATGCCGCCCACGATGCGGATTGGGACTTTAGAATATATGCCGGTGGAACAATTCCAATACAATCCCCAATTAAATAGCGATATTTATGCGTTGGGAATGATTGCAATTCAAGGACTCACCGGCTTACCGATTTACGACTTACCAAAACTTAGAGATAATCATAATCCGAATAAAGGAGAACTTTCCTGGCGACACCTAGCTTTAGTGAGTGTGGAACTCGCAGATATTTTAGATAAAATGGTGCGCTATGACTACCGGCAGCGTTACCAGTCGGCAACCGAAGTCTTAGCCGATCTAATAAAAATTAGTGATGTGTCGGGGATTCGCGTCCCCAAGCTCACAATTTATCGAGAAGAAGTTGAGCGCCGCGCTAGCAGTCGAGGTGAAATTTCTGTGGTCGGTCGAAGCATATTAGATGCCCTTCGCAGTAGTTTAGAATTGCAGCCAGAGGAGGCTGAAGATATCGAAGAAGAGGTTTTAAAACCTTATCAAGATTATAAGCAGAAATTCCAAAGATATCAGCAAGCGTTAACGGAAGCGATGAACCAAGAATATCCTCTCAGTCAGGATACTCGTGATGAGTTAAAACGCTTGCAGCAAGTTTTAGGACTCAGAGATGAGGATATTGCTAAAATTGAAGAGAAAGTTCCGACGAATTTCCCTCGATTCACTCGATTAAAATTACCCCAGCGCCTGCCAAGTTTAGGAAAAAAAGACCCGCGATTAATTGGCTCTGTTATTGGGGCAGTGCTGGCTTTTTTTGCTTTAATTTATGCGGGAGTTAAATTGCAACAATTTTTTCAGCAACAGCAGCGAGAAACCAGCAAATTAAATAGCCTGAATGCGTTTTATAAAGAAGGCAACTACGACAGTTGTATTAAAGAAGCCAGCAATGTTAGCCAAAGTTCAAATCAGTATCAACCGGCTCAAAATATTTTAAAACAATGTCAGGCCGGCTTAAATTGGAAAAATGTTCAATTTCAAACATTAACCGGGCATTCAGATGCAGTGGGCGTTGTTACCTTTAACCCGAATAGTACGATTCTTGCAAGTGGAAGCAAAGATAAAACCATCAAACTTTGGGATGTGGCAGCCGGCAAACTCAATCGCACGTTAGAAGGAGATTCATCAGCCGTTTGGGCAATGGCTTTTAGTCCTGACAGCACACAACTTGCAACCGGCAGTTTTTTCTGGAGAGTTTTGCTGTGGAATTTAAATAGTGGAGAATTAATTCGCAACGTTGAGCATGATGCAGCGGTTTGGACAGTTGCAATTAGTCCGAATGGCAAAACTCTCGTGAGTGGCAGTGAAGACAAGAAAATTAAAGCTTGGAATCTGGAAACAGGAAAACGAATTTATACGCTCTCAGATCATTCAGATTATGTCTATTCCGTGGCAATCAGCCGCGATGGTAAAATGCTTGTCAGTGGCAGTAGAGACGCAACCGTTAAGATTTGGGAATTAGGGACAGGAACGCTCATAGACACGCTTGCCGATCATTCAGCAGACGTGAGATCAGTTGCAATTAGCCCGGATAGCCAAACCATTGTGAGCGGAAGTTATGATAATACAATTAAAGTTTGGAATCAGGAAACTGGGGAATTAATTCGCACACTGGAAGGGCATTCAGACGATGTGGTTTCTGTTGCAATAAGTCCAGATGGCAAGACAATAGCCAGTGGAAGTAAGGATAAAACGATTAAGATTTGGAATCTTCAAACAGGAGAAGTTCTTAATACTTTATCCGGGCATTCTGATGAAGTCTATTCAGTTGCATTCAGTTCCGATGGAAAGATGCTAGCTAGCGCCGGCAAAGATAATACCATTAAACTCTGGCGACGATAA
- the nuoH gene encoding NADH-quinone oxidoreductase subunit NuoH, translating into MNPGIDLQGTFIQSLIDLGVPVEIAKVLWLPLPMVLMLVGATVGVLVAVWLERKISAAAQQRIGPEFAGPLGVLQPVADGLKLVFKEDIIPAQADALLFTLGPIIVVIPVFLSYLIVPFGQNLVITDVGMAIFLWIALSSIQPIGLLMSGYASNNKYALLGGLRAAAQSISYEIPLALSVLAIVMMSNSLSTIDIVQQQSGYGIIGWNVWRQPVGLLIFWIAVLAECERLPFDLPEAEEELVAGYQTEYAGMKFALYYLASYVNLVLSSLMVAVLYLGGWDFPIPIGMLAGWLGVSETTPWVQMITATLGITMTLLKAYFFVFLAILLRWTVPRVRIDQLLDLGWKFLLPVALVNLLLTAGLKLAFPFAFGG; encoded by the coding sequence ATGAACCCAGGAATTGATCTGCAAGGAACTTTTATTCAGTCCCTCATAGATTTGGGGGTGCCGGTAGAGATCGCCAAAGTCCTTTGGTTGCCCCTGCCGATGGTGCTGATGCTTGTTGGTGCCACCGTAGGGGTGCTGGTGGCTGTCTGGCTAGAGCGAAAAATTTCAGCAGCAGCGCAACAGCGAATAGGCCCAGAATTTGCTGGCCCTCTTGGCGTGCTGCAACCCGTTGCCGATGGTCTAAAGCTGGTTTTCAAAGAGGATATTATTCCCGCCCAAGCTGACGCACTGCTGTTTACCCTCGGACCCATTATTGTGGTCATTCCAGTCTTTCTGTCCTACCTGATCGTACCCTTCGGACAGAATCTGGTAATCACAGATGTGGGAATGGCCATATTTTTGTGGATTGCGCTGTCTAGCATTCAGCCCATTGGCTTGCTGATGTCAGGCTATGCCTCCAATAACAAATACGCCCTACTAGGCGGACTGCGGGCAGCAGCACAGTCAATCAGCTATGAAATTCCCCTGGCGTTGTCGGTACTGGCGATCGTCATGATGTCCAATAGCCTCAGCACCATCGACATTGTGCAACAGCAATCTGGCTATGGAATTATCGGCTGGAATGTCTGGCGTCAGCCGGTGGGTTTGCTGATCTTTTGGATTGCGGTTTTAGCAGAATGCGAACGCCTACCCTTTGACTTGCCAGAAGCAGAAGAAGAGTTGGTGGCGGGATACCAAACTGAGTATGCCGGCATGAAGTTCGCTCTGTATTATCTCGCTTCCTATGTGAACCTCGTGCTTTCTTCCCTGATGGTGGCAGTGCTTTATTTGGGAGGATGGGATTTTCCGATTCCCATTGGGATGCTAGCCGGCTGGTTAGGCGTTAGTGAAACAACTCCTTGGGTGCAGATGATTACCGCAACGCTGGGAATCACCATGACCCTGCTCAAAGCTTATTTCTTTGTCTTCCTAGCCATCCTGCTACGCTGGACTGTACCCCGCGTCCGCATTGACCAGCTGCTCGATCTGGGCTGGAAGTTCCTATTGCCGGTGGCGCTGGTAAACCTGCTACTAACTGCAGGACTGAAATTGGCATTTCCTTTTGCTTTCGGCGGTTAG
- a CDS encoding peptidoglycan recognition family protein: MAQIIKKIYLHWTATPYDWAQPGHYHTVILGNGTVKHLTGYDQALNYHTAGRNLESVALAVSCMGTDGWTSPPTAIQIENMCKETAQLAFKLGWQPEDINIYRVMTHAEAAANRDCPIEKAKQVSGLRFPTSTPQAEEYMEKARQLGLPHENYGPSSWFDGWPGGFVERWDLWQLKPSDREGEGGLILRNKIKNYLIKMAVPEIIVKPSTSEKKNESPIYLGSQLIATGYLLSDNRCYVQLSKLAAAFGFPITFNQKFRYVNLQANTLKAKYLANSPLILGYPVLDIYLNRPQDAQGETISDQDFPVQPFMQGIIIDNSTYVLIADFCNELGISFTFQTSDRSVRLKAMPAAK; encoded by the coding sequence ATGGCTCAAATCATCAAAAAAATTTACCTACACTGGACTGCCACCCCTTATGATTGGGCGCAACCCGGTCATTATCACACGGTAATTTTAGGCAATGGCACGGTTAAACATTTAACCGGCTACGATCAAGCGCTTAATTACCATACAGCCGGTCGCAATCTAGAATCTGTGGCGTTAGCTGTATCTTGTATGGGCACAGACGGTTGGACTTCTCCCCCCACAGCTATTCAAATCGAAAATATGTGCAAAGAAACTGCCCAACTCGCGTTTAAACTCGGTTGGCAGCCAGAAGATATCAATATCTATCGCGTCATGACGCACGCAGAAGCGGCAGCCAATCGAGATTGCCCAATCGAAAAAGCCAAACAAGTTTCCGGGTTGCGTTTCCCAACTTCAACGCCTCAAGCTGAGGAATACATGGAGAAAGCCCGCCAGTTGGGATTACCTCACGAAAATTACGGCCCGTCTTCTTGGTTTGATGGCTGGCCGGGGGGATTTGTTGAACGCTGGGATTTGTGGCAATTAAAGCCTTCAGATCGAGAAGGTGAGGGAGGATTAATTTTACGAAATAAAATTAAGAACTACTTGATTAAAATGGCGGTTCCCGAAATCATCGTCAAGCCATCCACCAGTGAGAAAAAAAATGAAAGTCCTATTTATTTAGGTTCTCAGTTAATTGCTACGGGCTATCTTCTGTCAGACAACCGTTGCTATGTGCAACTGTCAAAACTTGCCGCAGCCTTTGGCTTTCCTATAACTTTTAATCAAAAATTCCGCTACGTTAATCTACAGGCGAATACTCTGAAAGCTAAGTATTTAGCGAATTCTCCTTTAATCTTGGGTTACCCGGTTCTCGATATTTATCTCAACCGGCCTCAAGATGCACAAGGTGAAACGATTAGCGATCAGGACTTCCCGGTTCAGCCATTCATGCAAGGCATCATTATTGACAACTCTACTTACGTTTTAATCGCTGATTTCTGCAATGAGCTAGGGATTTCGTTTACCTTTCAAACTTCTGATCGCTCTGTTCGTTTGAAAGCCATGCCGGCTGCCAAGTGA